A DNA window from Naumovozyma dairenensis CBS 421 chromosome 8, complete genome contains the following coding sequences:
- the FUN26 gene encoding nucleoside transmembrane transporter FUN26 (similar to Saccharomyces cerevisiae FUN26 (YAL022C); ancestral locus Anc_7.77) produces MSTNVYEQLPLTPPVLEPEIESSPTLTTWKEKLRDLRYLTFLFVGIGLLWPWNCILSASLYFKTIIFKETTIWAKIFASSMMTTSTISSMLFNVWLARRQHSYSRRVVRGLVWEVIAFVLLTIISLIHNILPLWFSFINIMLLVSISSIATAMTQNGIMAIANVYGGEFSQSVVMGQAVAGVLPSVVLLFVAFVSPDNDGSSSSTGGILFYFLTTAIVSIICICLYKVSNVDQKLVLIAEGSPNLENKTEIPFNVLFKKLKWLVCSIFMTFMVTLIFPVFASTISVTRLPITNSQYIPLIFTVWNLGDLYGRVIADLPTFRDPNFTPLRIFIYSNLRIIMVPIFFYFAHYYKDTKSRTIFFDMGYILLQFIFGVTNGHVISISFMKVPETVDTEEEKEAAGGFTNIFVATGLAAGSILSYMVVFMI; encoded by the coding sequence ATGTCTACAAATGTCTATGAACAATTACCTTTAACTCCGCCTGTCTTAGAGCCTGAAATAGAATCAAGCCCCACATTAACAACatggaaagaaaaattacgAGATTTGCGGTACCTTACCTTCCTATTCGTTGGGATTGGTCTTCTATGGCCATGGAATTGTATCCTTAGCGcatcattatatttcaaaacgataatattcaaagaaacCACCATATGGGCAAAAATATTCGCAAGTTCCATGATGACTACTTCAACGATCTCTTCTATGCTATTTAACGTTTGGTTAGCAAGACGACAACATAGTTATTCTCGCCGTGTCGTCAGAGGCCTAGTATGGGAAGTGATAGCATTTGTCCTGTTGACTATAATATCATTGATTCATAATATCCTACCATTATGGTTCAGttttataaatatcatGCTATTGGTATCAATTAGTTCAATTGCCACTGCCATGACTCAGAATGGTATTATGGCCATTGCGAACGTTTATGGTGGTGAATTTAGCCAAAGTGTGGTGATGGGACAAGCGGTCGCTGGTGTTTTACCATCTGTAGTACTTTTATTTGTCGCCTTCGTCAGTCCCGACAATGATGGCTCTTCATCGTCTACAGGAGGAATACTTTTCTATTTCCTAACCACAGCGATCGTATCCATAATTTGTATTTGCTTATACAAAGTAAGTAATGTGGATCAAAAGCTAGTACTAATAGCAGAAGGGTCCCCAAATTTAGAAAACAAAACGGAAATCCCATTCAATGTCTTATTTAAGAAACTTAAATGGCTCGTATGTTCAATTTTCATGACGTTCATGGTAACATTGATATTCCCCGTGTTTGCATCAACCATATCTGTCACAAGACTGCCAATAACCAATTCACAATATATCCCGCTTATTTTTACTGTTTGGAATTTAGGAGATTTATACGGTAGAGTGATTGCTGATCTGCCCACGTTTCGAGATCCCAATTTTACTCCTTTGagaatattcatttattctAATTTGCGTATTATTATGGTGCcgatttttttctattttgcACATTATTACAAAGATACAAAATCAAGAACTATCTTTTTCGATATGGGATATATTCTTTTGCAATTTATATTTGGAGTGACGAATGGACATGTCATATCGATTAGTTTTATGAAGGTTCCAGAAACTGTGGATACTGAGGAGGAAAAGGAAGCAGCAGGCGGGTTTACAAATATATTCGTCGCGACAGGATTGGCTGCTGGTAGTATATTGAGTTATATGGTAGTATTTATGATTTAA